From Streptomyces chrestomyceticus JCM 4735, one genomic window encodes:
- a CDS encoding GNAT family N-acetyltransferase, with product MSSPTIIRPYRPADEPAVMDLWSRAVRRAHPFIEGEGTGERARQLREVYLVQADNWVAEDEHDGTVLGLLGLLGSEIGGLFVAPEAQGRGIGAQLLEHAASLHGALTLGVFARNEAARAFYAHLGFTERDRRTDEATGEEVITLGRPAPLRSVSWLHIRDGRLLSVRTRGNDTFYLPGGKYEPGETAPEALSRELSEELGLSVPAADLSEAFTIHASAHGVNAGRRLHMTCFTGGPQDIAPAPGREIAEYAWFDRHEARERCAPAHMRVVNRLIAQGRMTA from the coding sequence ATGAGCAGCCCGACGATCATCCGCCCCTACCGCCCGGCGGACGAGCCCGCCGTCATGGACCTGTGGTCCCGCGCCGTACGCCGGGCCCACCCGTTCATCGAGGGCGAGGGTACGGGTGAACGCGCGCGGCAGCTCCGCGAGGTCTACCTCGTCCAGGCGGACAACTGGGTCGCCGAGGACGAACACGACGGCACCGTACTGGGCCTCCTCGGCCTCCTCGGCTCCGAGATCGGCGGCCTCTTCGTGGCCCCCGAGGCACAGGGCCGCGGCATCGGCGCCCAACTCCTCGAACACGCCGCGTCCCTCCACGGCGCCCTCACCCTCGGCGTCTTCGCACGCAACGAGGCGGCCCGCGCGTTCTACGCCCACCTCGGCTTCACGGAACGCGACCGCCGCACGGACGAGGCCACCGGCGAGGAGGTGATCACCCTGGGCCGCCCGGCGCCGCTGCGCTCCGTGAGCTGGCTGCACATACGGGACGGCCGCCTGCTCAGCGTCCGTACGCGCGGCAACGACACGTTCTACCTGCCCGGCGGCAAGTACGAACCGGGAGAGACCGCGCCCGAGGCCCTCTCCCGTGAACTCTCCGAAGAACTCGGCCTGTCCGTCCCGGCGGCGGACCTCTCCGAAGCCTTCACCATCCACGCCTCCGCCCACGGCGTGAACGCCGGCCGCCGCCTGCACATGACCTGCTTCACCGGCGGCCCCCAGGACATCGCCCCCGCGCCCGGCCGCGAGATCGCCGAGTACGCCTGGTTCGACCGCCACGAGGCGCGCGAGCGCTGCGCGCCGGCTCATATGCGCGTGGTCAACCGCTTGATCGCGCAGGGCCGCATGACCGCGTGA
- a CDS encoding DUF397 domain-containing protein, with amino-acid sequence MTRNIFQFAKSSYSSPIGGECVEVATNVPAVVAVRDSRDVSGPVLLVGGREWLAFRSAVIDGQICATSLTA; translated from the coding sequence GTGACACGGAACATATTCCAGTTCGCCAAGTCCAGCTACAGCAGCCCGATCGGAGGGGAGTGCGTCGAGGTAGCGACCAACGTGCCTGCCGTCGTGGCCGTCCGGGACTCCAGGGACGTGTCGGGTCCGGTCTTGCTCGTCGGAGGACGGGAGTGGCTGGCCTTCCGCTCCGCCGTGATCGACGGCCAGATATGCGCGACATCACTCACCGCCTAA
- a CDS encoding LysR family transcriptional regulator yields the protein MDLNLLRVLDALLQENSVTRAAGRLGTSPAAVSRTLARLRRAVGDPLLVRAGQGLVPTPRALELRDEVAELLRGCDNVLRPGAGFDPAHLQRTFAVQATDLMLSGLAGILTERIHQEAPHVDVVFLPEAAEGGPALRQGSVDVELGVLGPLDPEIRTQPLTRMTVAGVARSGHPLFDGRIDARRFAAAGHIGISRHGERLGPIDSALAERGLHRRVAVVVPSHTSAMILARDTDLVALTLTDWLPGTITALGLRTFPIPLDLPAIDFGMAWHPRNSADPGHRWFREHLAAAVRGRGVGGAEEVLGPGRA from the coding sequence TTGGATCTCAACTTGCTCCGCGTCCTGGACGCCCTCCTCCAGGAGAACAGCGTGACCCGCGCCGCCGGACGGCTCGGTACGTCGCCCGCCGCGGTCAGCCGCACCCTCGCCCGGCTGCGCCGCGCGGTCGGCGATCCGCTGCTGGTCCGCGCCGGCCAGGGCCTGGTCCCGACCCCGCGTGCCCTGGAACTCCGCGACGAGGTCGCGGAGTTGCTGCGCGGCTGCGACAACGTCCTGCGGCCCGGGGCCGGGTTCGACCCCGCCCACCTCCAGCGCACCTTCGCCGTGCAGGCCACCGACCTGATGCTGTCGGGACTGGCCGGGATCTTGACCGAGCGCATCCACCAGGAAGCCCCGCACGTGGACGTGGTGTTCCTGCCGGAGGCGGCGGAGGGCGGCCCGGCGCTGCGGCAGGGTTCGGTGGACGTGGAACTGGGCGTACTGGGGCCCCTCGACCCGGAGATCCGCACCCAGCCGCTGACCCGGATGACGGTGGCGGGCGTCGCCCGCAGCGGTCACCCGCTCTTCGACGGACGGATCGACGCCCGCCGCTTCGCCGCGGCCGGCCACATCGGCATCTCCCGGCACGGCGAACGCCTCGGCCCCATCGACAGCGCCCTCGCGGAACGCGGGCTGCACCGCCGGGTCGCGGTCGTCGTCCCGAGCCACACCAGCGCGATGATCCTCGCCCGCGACACCGACCTCGTCGCCCTCACCCTCACCGACTGGCTCCCCGGCACCATCACCGCCCTCGGCCTGCGCACCTTCCCCATCCCCCTCGACCTCCCCGCCATCGACTTCGGCATGGCCTGGCACCCCCGCAACTCGGCGGACCCGGGCCACCGGTGGTTCCGCGAGCACCTGGCTGCGGCGGTGCGGGGGCGGGGGGTTGGCGGGGCAGAGGAAGTGCTCGGCCCCGGCCGCGCATGA
- a CDS encoding DUF397 domain-containing protein has translation MPDFAFIKSSYSGGNPGQECVEVATNVPAVVAVRDSKNPCGSTLLFGEREWLVFRSAVVDGKI, from the coding sequence GTGCCTGACTTCGCCTTCATAAAGTCCAGCTACAGCGGAGGTAACCCAGGACAGGAATGCGTCGAGGTCGCGACCAACGTGCCCGCCGTCGTGGCCGTCCGTGACTCCAAAAACCCTTGTGGGAGCACCTTGCTCTTCGGGGAGCGTGAGTGGTTGGTCTTCCGGTCCGCCGTGGTCGACGGGAAGATATGA
- a CDS encoding helix-turn-helix domain-containing protein translates to MTAGRPERGTSVSTVLGRRLGGELLRMRETRGLRQAHAAEALTASVPKVAKMEPGLVPMRDPDIRALCHLYGMDDAGTVTRLLSLAKLDRERRKAKGWWNEYPALRDMVEYVALEDVACSVRTWQQVIVPGLLQTADYARALAMGNGKWDDPGDVEPFVDSRLARQARLVGDAPLQLRAVVHESALRQLVGGRAVMRTQLAHLLEQVGRPNVSLQVLPSAAGANPGMNCAFTIVSFDGPGAMDVVHMDTTSATVWLESESDAAHHRVIFDRITRLALAQHNSADLIAGIRKEM, encoded by the coding sequence ATGACAGCAGGCCGACCCGAACGTGGGACCTCGGTCTCGACGGTGCTGGGCCGCAGACTGGGCGGCGAACTCCTGCGTATGCGCGAGACACGCGGCCTGCGCCAGGCCCACGCGGCGGAGGCGCTCACGGCTTCGGTCCCGAAGGTCGCGAAGATGGAGCCCGGGCTGGTGCCGATGCGTGATCCGGACATCCGTGCGCTGTGTCATCTCTACGGGATGGATGACGCCGGCACGGTGACGCGGCTGTTGAGCTTGGCGAAGCTGGACCGGGAGCGGCGGAAAGCGAAGGGGTGGTGGAACGAGTACCCCGCGCTTCGGGACATGGTGGAGTACGTGGCGCTGGAAGATGTCGCGTGTAGCGTGCGTACCTGGCAGCAGGTAATTGTCCCCGGCCTATTGCAGACAGCTGACTATGCGCGTGCCCTCGCGATGGGCAACGGGAAGTGGGACGATCCCGGGGACGTCGAGCCGTTCGTCGATTCGCGTCTGGCGCGACAGGCCAGGCTTGTCGGTGATGCGCCGTTGCAGTTGCGGGCGGTGGTTCACGAGAGCGCACTGCGCCAACTCGTGGGTGGCCGAGCGGTGATGCGGACGCAACTCGCTCATCTCCTGGAGCAGGTGGGCCGCCCGAATGTGAGTCTCCAGGTGCTACCGAGCGCGGCCGGAGCCAACCCTGGCATGAACTGCGCTTTCACCATCGTCTCGTTCGACGGTCCCGGAGCGATGGACGTGGTGCACATGGATACGACCTCGGCTACTGTCTGGCTGGAGAGCGAGTCCGACGCCGCACACCACCGGGTGATTTTCGACCGCATCACGCGTCTCGCACTTGCACAGCACAACTCGGCAGACCTTATCGCTGGTATCCGCAAGGAGATGTAG